In Apium graveolens cultivar Ventura chromosome 10, ASM990537v1, whole genome shotgun sequence, the following are encoded in one genomic region:
- the LOC141689927 gene encoding villin-3-like isoform X1: MSSTTKALEPAFQGAGQKLGTEIWRIENFLPVALPKSDYGRFYSGDSYIILQTSPGRGGAYLYDIHFWLGKDTSQDESGTAAIKTVELDAILGGRAVQYRELQGHESDKFLSYFKPCIIPLEGGVASGFKKAEEEEFETRLYVCKGKRVVRLKQVPFSRSSLNHDDVFILDTKEKIFQFNGANSSIQERAKALEVIQFLKEKYHEGKSDVAIVDDGKLQAESDSGEFWVIFGGFAPIGKKVASEDDVIPEKTAPKLYSIVAGQVNDVDGELSKSLLENNKCYLLDCGAEVFVWIGRVTQVDDRKAAIQAAEEFIASQNRPKSTHVIRLIQGYETNTFKSKFDSWPSGSAPSAPEEGRGKVAALLKQQGVGLKGTSKSSPANEEIPPLLEGGGKTEVWRINGSAKTPVPKEDVGKFYGGDCYIVLYTYHPQDKKEDYYLCYWIGKDSVEEDQKMAARLVVTMSNSLKGRPVQGRIYQGKEPPQFIAIFQPMVVLKGGLSSGYKNYIADKGLNDETYTADCVALIEISGTAVHHNKAVQVDAVATSLNTNECFIVQSGSSIFIWNGGQSTVEQQQLAIKVADFLKPGAMVKHAKEGTENSSFWFALGGKQSYTSKKLCSDVVRDPHLFTFSIDKGKFEVEEVYNFSQDDLLTEDVLILDTHAEVFVWVGQSADSTEKQNSLENGQKYIDMAVSLDGLSPHVPLYKVTEGNEPCFFTTFFSWDSSKATAHGNSFQKKVMLLFGSGHTAEDKSNGTNQGGPTQRASALAALNSAFSSSPGPKRDASPKSAGVSRGSQRAAAVAALSSVLTAEKKGSPESSPAQSSKIPPTEPMHSEKSDYLPEIADSKETAEIEETQIVLPLSQNNEESESKPEADQGENGSGSQITFDYERLKAKSDNPVTGIDFKQREAYLSDEEFQTIFGMLKEAFYKLPKWKQDMLKKKVDLF; encoded by the exons ATGTCTAGCACAACGAAAGCTTTGGAGCCTGCATTTCAGGGTGCGGGGCAAAAACT AGGAACTGAGATTTGGAGAATTGAAAATTTTCTACCAGTAGCATTGCCGAAATCTGATTATGGCCGGTTCTATTCTGGAGATTCTTATATTATTTTGCAG ACAAGCCCTGGTAGGGGAGGTGCTTATCTGTATGACATACACTTTTGGCTTGGAAAAGATACAAGCCAG GATGAATCTGGAACAGCAGCCATAAAGACTGTAGAGCTTGACGCAATTCTTGGAGGGCGTGCTGTGCAGTACAGAGAACTCCAAGGTCACGAGTCCGATAAATTTTTATCGTACTTCAAACCATGTATTATACCACTAGAAGGTGGTGTTGCATCAGGATTTAAGAAAGCTGAGGAGGAAGAGTTTGAAACACGACTGTATGTCTGTAAAGGAAAACGGGTTGTTAGATTGAAGCAG GTCCCCTTTTCTCGATCTTCATTGAATCATGATGATGTTTTCATTCTGGACACAAAAGAGAAAATTTTCCAATTTAATGGCGCGAACTCCAGTATTCAGGAAAGGGCCAAAGCACTAGAAGTAATTCAGTTTTTAAAAGAGAAGTATCACGAGGGGAAGTCTGATGTCGCAATTGTTG ATGACGGAAAGCTACAGGCAGAGTCAGATTCTGGTGAATTTTGGGTCATATTTGGAGGCTTTGCTCCAATTGGTAAAAAAGTTGCTAGTgaagatgatgttattcctgagAAGACAGCTCCTAAACTGTACAG caTTGTCGCTGGCCAAGTCAATGATGTAGATGGTGAACTGTCCAAGTCGTTATTGGAAAATAACAAATGCTATTTATTAGATTGTGGTGCTGAAGTTTTTGTGTGGATTGGTCGGGTAACACAAGTAGATGATAGAAAAGCTGCTATTCAAGCTGCTGAG GAATTCATTGCTAGTCAGAATAGACCGAAGTCAACACATGTAATCCGTCTTATTCAAGGATATGAAACAAATACATTCAAGTCTAAATTTGATTCGTGGCCTTCAGGTTCAGCACCATCTGCTCCCGAGGAAGGTAGAGGAAAAGTAGCAG CTTTGCTTAAGCAACAAGGTGTTGGCCTAAAGGGAACGTCCAAGAGTTCTCCTGCTAACGAGGAAATCCCACCTTTGCTCGAAGGAGGTGGAAAAACTGAG gTATGGCGCATCAACGGAAGTGCTAAAACTCCTGTGCCAAAAGAAGACGTTGGTAAATTTTATGGTGGAGATTGCTACATTGTTCTTTACACTTATCACCCACAAGATAAGAAAGAAGATTATTACTTATGCTACTGGATTGGGAAGGATAGCGTTGAG GAAGACCAAAAGATGGCAGCTCGATTAGTTGTCACAATGTCTAATTCATTGAAGGGACGACCCGTGCAG GGTCGTATATATCAAGGGAAGGAACCTCCACAATTCATCGCAATCTTTCAACCTATGGTGGTCCTTAAG GGAGGATTAAGCTCTGGGTACAAAAATTATATTGCTGACAAAGGTCTGAATGATGAAACCTACACTGCTGACTGTGTTGCGCTGATTGAAATATCAGGAACTGCTGTGCACCACAATAAAGCTGTGCAAGTTGATGCA GTGGCCACCTCATTGAACACAAATGAGTGTTTTATTGTGCAATCTGGATCTTCTATATTCATTTGGAATGGAGGTCAGAGTACAGTTGAGCAACAACAGCTAGCTATCAAAGTTGCCGACTTTTTGAAG CCGGGTGCTATGGTGAAACATGCCAAAGAAGGAACTGAAAACTCATCGTTCTGGTTTGCTCTCGGAGGAAAACAAAGTTACACAAGCAAAAAATTGTGTTCAGATGTTGTCAGAGATCCCCACTTGTTCACGTTCTCAATTGATAAAG GAAAATTTGAG GTTGAAGAAGTTTACAATTTTTCTCAAGATGACCTGTTGACTGAGGATGTTTTGATACTTGATACACATGCTGAGGTGTTTGTATGGGTTGGTCAATCTGCAGATTCAACTGAAAAGCAGAACTCGCTTGAGAACGGTCAG AAATATATTGATATGGCTGTGTCTCTCGATGGGTTGTCCCCACATGTACCTCTGTACAAAGTCACGGAAGGAAATGAACCATGCTTCTTCACAACATTCTTTTCATGGGATTCATCTAAAGCTACC GCTCATGGAAATTCATTTCAAAAGAAGGTTATGCTACTTTTTGGGTCTGGTCACACAGCAGAG GATAAATCGAATGGGACAAATCAAGGAGGACCAACTCAAAGAGCTTCAGCTTTGGCTGCTTTGAACTCTGCATTTAGTTCTTCTCCAGGGCCTAAACGTGATGCTTCTCCAAAATCAGCAGGAGTGAGTCGGGGGTCACAAAGAGCAGCCGCAGTAGCTGCCCTATCTTCGGTTCTTACTGCTGAAAAGAAGGGTTCGCCTGAATCCTCTCCGGCCCAGTCCAGTAAAATTCCTCCCACAGAACCAATGCATTCTG AAAAGAGTGACTACTTACCTGAGATTGCGGATTCCAAAGAAACTGCCGAAATTGAGGAGACACAGATTGTACTGCCTTTATCACAGAATAATGAGGAATCAGAATCAAAACCAGAAGCAGATCAGGGGGAGAATGGTAGTGGAAGTCAAATTACATTTGACTATGAACGGTTGAAAGCTAAATCTGATAACCCAGTCACTGGAATTGATTTTAAACAAAGAGAG GCATATCTCTCCGACGAGGAATTCCAGACTATATTTGGAATGTTGAAAGAAGCATTCTATAAGTTACCAAAGTGGAAGCAAGACATGCTAAAGAAAAAAGTTGATCTCTTTTAG
- the LOC141689927 gene encoding villin-3-like isoform X2, which translates to MSSTTKALEPAFQGAGQKLGTEIWRIENFLPVALPKSDYGRFYSGDSYIILQTSPGRGGAYLYDIHFWLGKDTSQDESGTAAIKTVELDAILGGRAVQYRELQGHESDKFLSYFKPCIIPLEGGVASGFKKAEEEEFETRLYVCKGKRVVRLKQVPFSRSSLNHDDVFILDTKEKIFQFNGANSSIQERAKALEVIQFLKEKYHEGKSDVAIVDDGKLQAESDSGEFWVIFGGFAPIGKKVASEDDVIPEKTAPKLYSIVAGQVNDVDGELSKSLLENNKCYLLDCGAEVFVWIGRVTQVDDRKAAIQAAEEFIASQNRPKSTHVIRLIQGYETNTFKSKFDSWPSGSAPSAPEEGRGKVAALLKQQGVGLKGTSKSSPANEEIPPLLEGGGKTEVWRINGSAKTPVPKEDVGKFYGGDCYIVLYTYHPQDKKEDYYLCYWIGKDSVEEDQKMAARLVVTMSNSLKGRPVQGRIYQGKEPPQFIAIFQPMVVLKGGLSSGYKNYIADKGLNDETYTADCVALIEISGTAVHHNKAVQVDAVATSLNTNECFIVQSGSSIFIWNGGQSTVEQQQLAIKVADFLKPGAMVKHAKEGTENSSFWFALGGKQSYTSKKLCSDVVRDPHLFTFSIDKGKFEVEEVYNFSQDDLLTEDVLILDTHAEVFVWVGQSADSTEKQNSLENGQKYIDMAVSLDGLSPHVPLYKVTEGNEPCFFTTFFSWDSSKATAHGNSFQKKVMLLFGSGHTAEDKSNGTNQGGPTQRASALAALNSAFSSSPGPKRDASPKSAGVSRGSQRAAAVAALSSVLTAEKKGSPESSPAQSKKSDYLPEIADSKETAEIEETQIVLPLSQNNEESESKPEADQGENGSGSQITFDYERLKAKSDNPVTGIDFKQREAYLSDEEFQTIFGMLKEAFYKLPKWKQDMLKKKVDLF; encoded by the exons ATGTCTAGCACAACGAAAGCTTTGGAGCCTGCATTTCAGGGTGCGGGGCAAAAACT AGGAACTGAGATTTGGAGAATTGAAAATTTTCTACCAGTAGCATTGCCGAAATCTGATTATGGCCGGTTCTATTCTGGAGATTCTTATATTATTTTGCAG ACAAGCCCTGGTAGGGGAGGTGCTTATCTGTATGACATACACTTTTGGCTTGGAAAAGATACAAGCCAG GATGAATCTGGAACAGCAGCCATAAAGACTGTAGAGCTTGACGCAATTCTTGGAGGGCGTGCTGTGCAGTACAGAGAACTCCAAGGTCACGAGTCCGATAAATTTTTATCGTACTTCAAACCATGTATTATACCACTAGAAGGTGGTGTTGCATCAGGATTTAAGAAAGCTGAGGAGGAAGAGTTTGAAACACGACTGTATGTCTGTAAAGGAAAACGGGTTGTTAGATTGAAGCAG GTCCCCTTTTCTCGATCTTCATTGAATCATGATGATGTTTTCATTCTGGACACAAAAGAGAAAATTTTCCAATTTAATGGCGCGAACTCCAGTATTCAGGAAAGGGCCAAAGCACTAGAAGTAATTCAGTTTTTAAAAGAGAAGTATCACGAGGGGAAGTCTGATGTCGCAATTGTTG ATGACGGAAAGCTACAGGCAGAGTCAGATTCTGGTGAATTTTGGGTCATATTTGGAGGCTTTGCTCCAATTGGTAAAAAAGTTGCTAGTgaagatgatgttattcctgagAAGACAGCTCCTAAACTGTACAG caTTGTCGCTGGCCAAGTCAATGATGTAGATGGTGAACTGTCCAAGTCGTTATTGGAAAATAACAAATGCTATTTATTAGATTGTGGTGCTGAAGTTTTTGTGTGGATTGGTCGGGTAACACAAGTAGATGATAGAAAAGCTGCTATTCAAGCTGCTGAG GAATTCATTGCTAGTCAGAATAGACCGAAGTCAACACATGTAATCCGTCTTATTCAAGGATATGAAACAAATACATTCAAGTCTAAATTTGATTCGTGGCCTTCAGGTTCAGCACCATCTGCTCCCGAGGAAGGTAGAGGAAAAGTAGCAG CTTTGCTTAAGCAACAAGGTGTTGGCCTAAAGGGAACGTCCAAGAGTTCTCCTGCTAACGAGGAAATCCCACCTTTGCTCGAAGGAGGTGGAAAAACTGAG gTATGGCGCATCAACGGAAGTGCTAAAACTCCTGTGCCAAAAGAAGACGTTGGTAAATTTTATGGTGGAGATTGCTACATTGTTCTTTACACTTATCACCCACAAGATAAGAAAGAAGATTATTACTTATGCTACTGGATTGGGAAGGATAGCGTTGAG GAAGACCAAAAGATGGCAGCTCGATTAGTTGTCACAATGTCTAATTCATTGAAGGGACGACCCGTGCAG GGTCGTATATATCAAGGGAAGGAACCTCCACAATTCATCGCAATCTTTCAACCTATGGTGGTCCTTAAG GGAGGATTAAGCTCTGGGTACAAAAATTATATTGCTGACAAAGGTCTGAATGATGAAACCTACACTGCTGACTGTGTTGCGCTGATTGAAATATCAGGAACTGCTGTGCACCACAATAAAGCTGTGCAAGTTGATGCA GTGGCCACCTCATTGAACACAAATGAGTGTTTTATTGTGCAATCTGGATCTTCTATATTCATTTGGAATGGAGGTCAGAGTACAGTTGAGCAACAACAGCTAGCTATCAAAGTTGCCGACTTTTTGAAG CCGGGTGCTATGGTGAAACATGCCAAAGAAGGAACTGAAAACTCATCGTTCTGGTTTGCTCTCGGAGGAAAACAAAGTTACACAAGCAAAAAATTGTGTTCAGATGTTGTCAGAGATCCCCACTTGTTCACGTTCTCAATTGATAAAG GAAAATTTGAG GTTGAAGAAGTTTACAATTTTTCTCAAGATGACCTGTTGACTGAGGATGTTTTGATACTTGATACACATGCTGAGGTGTTTGTATGGGTTGGTCAATCTGCAGATTCAACTGAAAAGCAGAACTCGCTTGAGAACGGTCAG AAATATATTGATATGGCTGTGTCTCTCGATGGGTTGTCCCCACATGTACCTCTGTACAAAGTCACGGAAGGAAATGAACCATGCTTCTTCACAACATTCTTTTCATGGGATTCATCTAAAGCTACC GCTCATGGAAATTCATTTCAAAAGAAGGTTATGCTACTTTTTGGGTCTGGTCACACAGCAGAG GATAAATCGAATGGGACAAATCAAGGAGGACCAACTCAAAGAGCTTCAGCTTTGGCTGCTTTGAACTCTGCATTTAGTTCTTCTCCAGGGCCTAAACGTGATGCTTCTCCAAAATCAGCAGGAGTGAGTCGGGGGTCACAAAGAGCAGCCGCAGTAGCTGCCCTATCTTCGGTTCTTACTGCTGAAAAGAAGGGTTCGCCTGAATCCTCTCCGGCCCAGTCCA AAAAGAGTGACTACTTACCTGAGATTGCGGATTCCAAAGAAACTGCCGAAATTGAGGAGACACAGATTGTACTGCCTTTATCACAGAATAATGAGGAATCAGAATCAAAACCAGAAGCAGATCAGGGGGAGAATGGTAGTGGAAGTCAAATTACATTTGACTATGAACGGTTGAAAGCTAAATCTGATAACCCAGTCACTGGAATTGATTTTAAACAAAGAGAG GCATATCTCTCCGACGAGGAATTCCAGACTATATTTGGAATGTTGAAAGAAGCATTCTATAAGTTACCAAAGTGGAAGCAAGACATGCTAAAGAAAAAAGTTGATCTCTTTTAG